Genomic segment of Sarcophilus harrisii chromosome 4, mSarHar1.11, whole genome shotgun sequence:
GCCAAATCAGCCCTGGAAGCTAAATGAGAGTAAAATCTGAGCTGAAATTTTGGAAACAAGGGCTTACTTTCCACTTGCTGAATCAGCACACATTTCAAAACTCAAATGAAAGATTGAAAAGTAAAACGCCCTTTTTTAATTTGTGTAAATCTTGGATATAGACAAGTCTTAGTTGCTTCTTGCTTTCTTCTAACAtgagaaaaagttaagaaccaaGTAAGACTTGTAGGGAAAGGCTACCAAATCCAATCCAAGTTTCTAATAACAGAAACCTCAAGGACCCATTTTGTTCCAAAGAGCAATTAAATGATTCATTAAAATCTCTTTCCTGGAACACTTATCATTTGGCCAGCATATTTACTTTCTACTATGATCTgctttctctgatgaaggcatcCTGGCCCCAAAAGGTATTTTTACCTCAGACTAGTCTGACCTTGATATTTTCATTCACCCTGAGTCAAGCATGTGTGCTAATATAGTGTTAATCAACAATTAACCCTCAGGTAGCCAAGAACTGAAGCTCTTAAAAGAACAGGCCAGCTTAGATTTAGCCCCCCCTTCAAGGATAGGAGGCAGTGCCACACAGTAAATTTACAGATGTCTCTCCaaatgtcaaaaacaaaattggaaactGTAGAATTGTTAATGTGTCCTATGGACTCGATAGcagagtttatttttgttttgaatagcAAGGCTTCTTGATTCAATGATTGTAAAAAGTTCCTTACTCTGCCTATGCTTGGGCCCAGACAAATGCAAGAAAATACCATGAGATCTGACTGGACAAGGGTGTTTTTTTACCCCAACTGGGCTCCCATGTAAACTCAAGCAGAGGTTTGACAATAGTCACTTAATGAGAACTttttgggtgggtgggtgggagtgggagggaggaaggccaGAGCagagggttggggggaggggagcttTACTTTATTGATAAAGCTTTGTGAACTAATTTTATACAATTCATAAAATTTGGTGCCTTGTATCCAGTTTGGTTTGCATGGGACACGAGATTTAAGGGAAGGATCTCCTTATCAGGCAAGAGACAAAGGAGTTTGCGtggtttttcaaggatttttagtatcgctttttttttttttttttttttttaattttaacattttataccCGTATGAATGTAAGTTCTTACCAGCAGTTGTTCTCAGTGtggtatattttattatatgtgtcTCAAATCTTTATATCTGTGATTATTCAAAGACagattcttcccctctcccttcttccaacTTGTCCGTTATATATATGGTAATTCAAGCCTTTCCTAATCAGAGTGGGAGGGCTATCTCCCCAAACTCATCCAGTCTTTTTTTAGGAAACATGTTCAAAGAAGAAGGTGCAAAGCACAAATTTTTAGAAAagaccttttaaatttttaacaagGACAGAAATGGTGTTAGAAGTTGAGTTAAAAGCAACACAAAATTGTTTCCTCCTGTAATGGAGCAAGTATGGACTGAAGTTCTTTGCCCAGAATTGGATGCAGTAGCAAAACATGCAACAATCCCCCACATGTGAATATTAAGTTATCATGTAGGCTCAGCTGTAATAGGCTCAACTTTCCTACCCCTAATCTCCTTCCATCCCATTGTAAATCCCTTGAAGAAGAAAACCACAAGCAGACATGGTGTGCTCAGTAGAACCAGATGTGGGAGTAAAGTGAAAGAGGCTAGTAATCTTCCATTAGTCTCTGGCTTATTAATTTTATCCTTACCAATAGTGTTAATATTCTATATATGAGAAAAGGATTCCATGAGATGATTTTCAATTACCTCACCATCTAAAAACCACTTGACAATTTGTATCAGTTTTTGAGAGTGGTGTCTTTGACAAAGCTTCCATAGCAGTTCTCCTGCAAAGGAGGCTATCCATATATACCTACATAGTGGGTGAATTTCAaggtcatgtttttttttaagtttctaaatgtttttattttaaatgcagtATTTGCTCTTTAGCACAGATCTTTGACTTCAACCAGTTTATCTATAGGAATCTCACAGAAAGCTTTTACATGTTTTTAACATACTTTTACATTAGCtacaaaactttaaaacaaagggtgatttttttttttttctgcttattctGCTTCCCGTATCTTGGATCTAAGAAAACATTTTCCAATATCCAAGGGGCCACTTTAAgacagcattttttttaaagcaatgagtCACAACCTCTATAAGACTGAAGGGATATCATACAAATTTGGCTTGGAGAAAATGAGGTATTGACAATTGGATAGGAAATAGAAAACAGTTATTTCCCACAACTGATGGGTGATTACAGGAAACTGACTTGGTTTCTTTTTGGAATTTGCTGCATCATCAATTGTACTGGCACCAAATTATTACTCTCACAGGATCTGTTTTATACAGAACCTTCCCACCCACCTGCATTGTTGGAAAAAAGCCTAAATTCTCCCCCAAAAGTTTTCTTAAATGTTAATATTAAGGTGCTGTTAAGATTAAATTTTAACTGATCTTTTTTGCAATGTCCTAAGAACTTTTACtgaattttgattaaataaattattgcaAACAAATTAATCACAGCTTATCAATAGATCTGATATTTTAAATAAGCTTTAATTTTTGTAgagtacaaatatttttttaagatcatgTGTTGGTTGGTATTAAGACTGGGCCATGCTATTGCCTACAATGTCTACCAGGACTGTTATTTGCCTGCACTTTGGTGCAGTAGCATGATCTTTGTCTCATCTACTCATTTTAACAGTGCTTTTTAGATCTGCAGTAAGAGTATCACCATCTCCCCAAAACTAACCCAGAGAGAGCCTGATTAATCAGATTTTCTGCTGCAAAGCAGATCATAGTCTGAcacattcattttataagtgaggaaaatgagacccagaaagaaGTTTACTCTACCTCCTAGATAGTAATAGCATTCTCTTATTCACAGAAAAATACTATCCTTTTGTATATTCCTATTGGGATTTGCTGTACTAGGATCTAAGAAGAAAATTGTCTTATCTGTTGAGACAAATGGCAGGATTAGAATTCTGacaatgaatgaaggaaaaactaTATATTCTATCATCGAGGTAAAAATAAGTTCCATGAGGGTGCACTTTGGATTGTATTTCAAATCATAAAACAGATGCTTCATAAAAGTCTGTTGAACCAAAAGCATCTGCCCCAGGCATCTGGCGCTTCAGGAGATTCCATTCCAATTACTATGTTCAAAGCACtgtgttaaaaaggaaaaagctgaGTATAAATTCCAGAGCTAAGGATCCAAACATATCGGACCTTCCAAACCTGATCTATGATGAAAGCTATTTACAAATTAAAGCCTTAATGGACTTAGGCCTATAATTGGCTATACCCAGCCTCTttacctaacttttttttttcttttacaaaagtcTCTGTAAGACTTGTATTCCTCTCTAGTAACAATTTAGTCTTTAATGATCCCATTTGCCCCAGAAACACATTTCTGAAGACAGCAGCTGAGATGGCATCtatactttctatttttaatcaataGAAAATTTTCCTTCATTACCAGGTCGGTCTCTTTGCATATTAAGTTTATAAAGAACCTTGAGCTCTACATTCTATATACTTATTAGTTTCAGCAGTGTTTTTTTCAAGTGGAGTCCTTTTCATGCTAAGATAGAATGGCCTTTCTTCCTCAATGGCCTCATGTATAAAACACATTCATGCACTTCTCTGCCCTGTCTCCAGACTTGAACCTGTATTCCAACAAGTTCTGGTGGCAACTCTTAAAACCTGCCTAAAGCCCTAAAATGCTATGCAACACCAAACTGGTATCCTCCCTATCCCCCCACCCTCCAAGCCCTGCTCACAATTTATGTTCCTCTTCAGTGAGTTTCATCCCACAATTAACAATTTCTGGTGGTTGCAGTTTGCCTGGTTAggattttaagttttgttttcctGTTAAATAAGCAGCTAACAAGTCCCCTCTTAAAACCCACGATGGGGGCCTGTTCCATTCTCTTTTGGATGTGAAATATGAATcatgtttttatgatttttgtaAATCTTTACTCTTTTTACACATTGTTTTTTGTAAGCTGAAGTTtcttattaaaagaataaaatcccAGGGTCTTTGTTGACTGTCTTTATTTCAAacattttaggaggaaaaaattatttttaataaccgAAGAGAACAGCAAATGCCATTTGTAACACACAGTGGCATCTGCTCAACCTTCAAGGATTTGTAAGATATGTACAATATATGGAGCAAAGGCAACATACACCCCACACCATGCCTAAGTAGAGACTGAAGCTATGGCTGATCATAGACTGacccagaaaaaaagataacCGAAGGGGATGTTGCAAGTCTGAATCAGATTTGTGGTAGCCAGTCAAAGCAGATCTTCTGATGGTCATGTTATGATCATAGCTGCAGGTTGGATAGAGCTTCCAAGAAACTGCGCATTCAGATCACGGAAGGCAGTATTAGAAATGAAGTATCACTAGTTAACATCTGTGGAAAAAATACATTGGACTTGAATTTAACGTCCCTGCTTTTCACCGCCATTCACTCAAGGGACAGTGAGCATGCATTAAGATGTATGCACATGATAACTGGAGGACTTAACACATGCTAAGCATGATCCTAATAGTTCGAGTACTTACCAGCTGAGCTACAGGCCTGGCTGGGGTGCCATCAAGTCAATGTCACTCAGGTTCCGAGCCAGCCAGACACCGGCAGCAAAAAGTCCCAAATTAACAATCAAATTCCTGGAGAGCAGAGAAGCCTTTTAGTCCTAGCCCTGGTGATAATTATTTATAAAGACATTTAGGAAAAATGACCTCTAATTCCCTTAAAACATCCAATGATAAGAACTGCTCAACTCTGATGAAAAACTGCCTGCAAGTGGAGAAACCCGACACCaaaaaataggagagaatttCAGGCTTGGGAGTCGGGAAACTCCCAAATCCTGTTGGCGACTTTTCTGAACCTCCTTTTCTCACACCTGCAAGGTGAAAAAAGCTTTTACCTACCTAACAGGCTTCCCACAAGTACCGCGGGAAAAACCTCAAGTAAAAGTTAAAGCATTAAAGTGTGGGCTATTTATACGGGCAGTTCACATTTCTGGGAAAATGAGCCAGGAGACGAGCGAAAGAAGGCACAAATTCTGCTCGCCTGCCTGATTTTGGAAGAATGGAATGACAAACCCAAAAAGGACTTCAGATTTCATCTGGTCCAACTCCCTGATTGTTACGGACGAGAAAACACAGAGAAAGTCATAAAAATGGTTCCTCCCCCAGGGAAGGTGACTATCGCAAGGTGACGCGGCGTGGCAGAGGCAGAGCCGAGGCCCGGGCCCCCGCCCATGCCGAAGCAGCACCGTGGCTTTGGGGAGCTTTCCCACAGCCACAGGGGAGGGAAGCAAGGGGGAGCCACCCCGTCTCCGGCCAAAGAGAACGCAAAGGCGGCCTTCTCCCGAGCAGAGACCCGGTTACCTCCGGAAGTCGTTCCTGTCGGTGACAAAGCGGTAGGCGCTCCGCAGCCATTCCCCGACCGTCTCGGGGGTTCCAGTACCTCCGCCAGCGGCCCCAGTACACGGCACCGCCGGAGACGGCACGGACGACCCGGTCGCAGCCATAGCAGGTAGCCCCAAGGGCTCAGCTCCACATGGGCGCGACTCACCAGCACGGCTGCTCGGCGCCCCTAATGTGCGTCACTTCCGGCCatacccagtttttttttctttcctcctcctccaccattAATAGTCAAGCAACTCAAAGGCCGACAGGGGGCGAGCGTGCTCTATGGGCGGGACACGTGGCTGAGTGAACCGGGTTCTTCGAGGCTCAAAGCCTGCAGGATGGGTCACCTGCCCAGCTGGCCACTCACACACTACGGTCACTGGGCGGTCATTTTATTAAGTCCGACAGGCAGACTCGTAAAAGAACAGGGCTCTGAGATAGGAATTTTCTAGTCCAACCCAAATCTGAGGAAAATAACAGAGTGGGAAACGAATCTGTTCCAGGTCATCCGGGCAGTTTTATTCGCACCGCTGTGTCAGCGCACCAGTCAGCGAGCACTACATGCCCGCTTCGCGCCTGGCACAGGCCCTCCTCCAAGATACGCCTACTGACTGACCCCGGGTTCCAGAGCCAAACCCTGACCCAAAATGCCATCGGCCTAAGGGCGGCTGTCAACGAAAAGCTAACGCTGTACTTGGGGCAAAGAGCTGGGAGTGGTCCCCAGGCTTTAAAGACCCAGAAAAGTATCTGCGCGTCGGGAGGATGAGCGCCTTCACCCAGAATCCTCCGCGCTCACTCCCACCCCGGGAACCGGGCCTGGAACTGGTGAAACGGCAGCATTTTTATCCATCGCAGTCGCCTTCGCCCAGGACTCCAGGCTCCATTTCCTGTGGGGGAGGGGACggggtgaggaggaaggaaggatgaggAGGGCCGAATTCTAGCAGACTCTACACTGTCTCCCTGCCGCTCTGCCCCCAGCGCGCAAGGGAAGACTGCCAGGAGCAGCAAGGCGCCCAGCTCCTGGCTGGGGTAGAGGTTGTCCAAGGAAAAAGCCATCAGGTTCAGAATCTGAAGAGGAAGAACAAGTGGGGCAGGGTCCTTCTTCTCCTGGAAGCGGGGTCCTCAAAGAGCGACTCAGTCTGCTCCCTGCGTGGCCCTTCTCAAGGATCCCAGCGCTGCTTAAGAAGCTCTGAGGAGTTTCATCTTTCTCAAGGCCGTCTCTAGGCTGCTCCATCCCGTTTTCATGACAGGAAGTGGAGGAGACAACAGTAGGATCATTGTTCTGGGAGGCTGTGAGAGAGCAAGCCACAGAGGTCAATCTATCAGTCAGCAAACATCATTCTCCATTCTCAATCTTTTTGCTGGATCATTGTCCCATTGCTTTAAATGGGAGCATATAAGATTCCctccttttcaatttcctttttttttttttaatagtaactttttattgacagaacccatgccagggtaattttttacaacattatcccttgccctcacttctcttccgatttttccctcccacccgccactccctcccctagatggcaagcagtcctatatatgttgaatatgtcctagtatatcctagatacaatgtatgtgtgcagatccaaacagttttcttgttgcacagggagaattggagtcagaaggtaaaaataacccgggaagaaaaatcaatttcctTTTGAAAGTTGTCTTtactcattagaatgtaagctcctt
This window contains:
- the TOMM6 gene encoding mitochondrial import receptor subunit TOM6 homolog, with the translated sequence MAATGSSVPSPAVPCTGAAGGGTGTPETVGEWLRSAYRFVTDRNDFRRNLIVNLGLFAAGVWLARNLSDIDLMAPQPGL